A section of the Clostridium sp. TW13 genome encodes:
- the ybaK gene encoding Cys-tRNA(Pro) deacylase, with protein MGAKVKTNAIRLLDTHKLQYEIFTYENKDGQIDGVAVAAKLNQNPKQVFKTLVTEGKSKEHYVFVIPVAEELDLKKAEKITGEKKIELIPTKDLLKTTGYIRGGCSPLGMKKQFKTFIHESALEFEQFIFSGGKIGVQIMMNPKDLEAMIPVGFEDLIRD; from the coding sequence ATGGGTGCAAAGGTTAAAACAAATGCTATAAGATTATTAGATACTCATAAACTGCAATATGAGATTTTTACATATGAGAATAAGGATGGACAGATAGATGGTGTGGCTGTAGCAGCAAAACTTAATCAAAATCCTAAACAGGTGTTTAAAACTTTGGTTACAGAAGGAAAGAGCAAGGAGCATTATGTATTTGTAATTCCTGTGGCTGAAGAGTTAGATTTAAAAAAAGCTGAAAAAATCACTGGTGAAAAAAAGATAGAGCTAATTCCTACAAAGGACTTGCTTAAGACTACTGGATATATCAGAGGTGGATGTTCTCCTTTAGGGATGAAGAAGCAATTTAAGACATTTATCCATGAAAGTGCTTTAGAATTCGAACAATTTATTTTCAGTGGTGGTAAAATAGGTGTTCAAATAATGATGAATCCAAAGGATTTAGAAGCTATGATTCCAGTTGGGTTTGAAGATTTAATCAGAGAT
- a CDS encoding GNAT family N-acetyltransferase encodes MNIRLAEDHKIDTIMELYKAVVKEMNANGLFNWDEKYPSREIVEKDIKNKCLYVFEEEGTIVGLSAIDEKADEVYKCVHWHEKTSFFSFHRIAVHPNFHGRGYAKKIIAFAEELGKKRGYKSMRIDAYCKNEKAIGLYEKLGYERVGEVFLRDLQEPCYCYEKEL; translated from the coding sequence ATGAATATTAGATTAGCTGAAGATCATAAGATAGATACAATTATGGAATTATATAAAGCTGTAGTTAAAGAAATGAATGCAAATGGGTTATTTAATTGGGATGAAAAATATCCAAGTAGAGAAATTGTAGAGAAGGATATTAAAAATAAATGCTTATATGTATTTGAAGAAGAAGGTACAATTGTAGGCTTGTCTGCAATTGATGAAAAAGCAGATGAAGTTTACAAGTGTGTTCATTGGCATGAGAAAACCTCATTCTTTTCATTTCATAGAATTGCTGTTCATCCCAATTTTCATGGAAGAGGCTATGCGAAAAAGATTATTGCCTTTGCAGAGGAGCTAGGAAAAAAGAGGGGATATAAATCTATGAGAATAGATGCATATTGCAAAAATGAAAAAGCCATTGGCTTATATGAGAAGTTGGGATATGAAAGGGTAGGAGAAGTATTCTTAAGGGATTTGCAAGAACCTTGCTATTGCTACGAAAAAGAATTATAG
- a CDS encoding DUF2087 domain-containing protein yields the protein MDKNIDEAKNNEEFWNASVDEIKKGYIENEDKIKCLICGETFTVGRIYNINSELYDAKKAAELHIEDKHVSMLDYILNMNSSFSGISDVQRQLISLFAEGISDKDIASKLGVAQSTVRNHRYKLREKEKQAKLFLAMMDLLSKSTNKKISNLDKGTLCDAHKTATTIDDRFNITDEERIQVIKNYMKEDGSLKSYPSKEKKKIIVLTEIMKNFNKSTTYSEKEINRILNRIYEDHATLRRALIEYGFFERANDCTSYWVKQ from the coding sequence ATGGATAAGAATATAGATGAAGCGAAAAACAATGAAGAATTTTGGAATGCATCTGTAGATGAGATAAAAAAAGGTTATATTGAAAATGAAGATAAAATTAAATGCTTAATATGTGGAGAAACCTTTACTGTAGGAAGGATTTATAATATAAATTCAGAATTATATGATGCAAAGAAAGCAGCGGAACTTCATATTGAAGATAAACATGTCTCTATGCTAGATTATATTTTAAATATGAATTCAAGTTTTTCAGGTATATCAGATGTGCAAAGACAACTAATTTCTTTATTTGCAGAGGGAATATCAGATAAAGACATTGCTAGTAAGTTAGGTGTGGCGCAATCTACAGTAAGAAATCACCGATATAAGTTAAGGGAAAAGGAAAAGCAGGCAAAGTTATTTTTAGCCATGATGGACTTATTATCTAAAAGCACAAACAAAAAGATAAGCAATCTAGACAAGGGAACTTTGTGTGATGCTCATAAAACGGCTACCACCATAGATGATAGATTTAACATTACAGATGAGGAAAGAATACAAGTAATTAAGAATTATATGAAGGAAGATGGCTCTCTAAAAAGTTATCCTTCAAAGGAAAAGAAGAAGATAATAGTTTTAACTGAAATAATGAAGAATTTCAATAAGAGCACAACTTATTCAGAGAAAGAGATAAACAGGATATTAAATAGAATTTATGAGGATCATGCAACTCTTAGAAGAGCATTAATTGAATACGGATTTTTTGAAAGAGCAAATGATTGCACAAGCTATTGGGTAAAACAATAA
- a CDS encoding DUF2087 domain-containing protein: MQDINRFLDEEGKIKIWPMKKDMKLEILKYLATKFETNHYYKEKEINAIIEQWHSFGDYFLLRRGLVDYKLLCRTRDGSKYWKEEEKQNG; encoded by the coding sequence ATGCAAGACATAAATAGATTTCTTGATGAAGAAGGAAAAATAAAAATATGGCCAATGAAAAAGGATATGAAGCTTGAAATACTAAAGTATTTAGCAACAAAATTTGAAACCAATCATTACTACAAAGAAAAGGAAATCAATGCTATAATTGAACAGTGGCACAGTTTCGGAGATTATTTTTTATTAAGAAGAGGATTAGTAGACTATAAATTATTATGTAGAACAAGAGATGGTTCGAAGTATTGGAAGGAAGAAGAAAAGCAAAATGGATAA
- a CDS encoding DUF4430 domain-containing protein, with protein sequence MKKKKSIVLLLIGIISLSLVIYFGSNAIKNSLNEPTTSTTAADNKSKQEVTAQGKQDDSKGKPEATDSKNSDSSKQEASKENQDKKEDKQTTTDTSKKATNNNNVAKSSGVKTEDKTQTNTASKSSDTAAKKPAEVVYFTIIDDVHDGKILLNTSVNFDGSLTLEDYMNKLIGDQKHRIVNGYVSSMFDLKERGDGPLSGWVYYLNGVKPGYGISDCTPKAGDKIVWKYVKDGVNN encoded by the coding sequence ATGAAGAAAAAGAAGAGCATAGTACTACTTCTAATAGGTATAATTTCACTAAGCTTAGTAATATACTTTGGTTCAAACGCAATTAAGAATAGTTTAAATGAGCCAACTACTTCTACAACTGCTGCGGATAATAAATCTAAGCAGGAAGTAACAGCTCAAGGAAAGCAAGACGATTCAAAGGGTAAGCCAGAAGCTACTGATTCAAAGAATAGTGACAGCAGCAAACAAGAAGCTTCTAAGGAAAATCAGGATAAAAAAGAGGATAAACAAACTACTACAGATACTTCTAAAAAAGCAACAAATAACAATAATGTTGCTAAAAGCTCAGGGGTGAAAACAGAAGACAAGACTCAAACCAACACTGCTTCAAAATCTTCTGATACAGCCGCTAAGAAGCCTGCTGAAGTTGTGTATTTTACCATAATAGATGATGTGCATGATGGGAAGATACTTTTAAATACTTCAGTAAATTTTGATGGTTCTTTAACTTTAGAGGATTATATGAATAAACTAATTGGAGATCAGAAACATAGAATAGTTAATGGATATGTATCAAGTATGTTTGATTTAAAGGAAAGGGGTGACGGACCTTTAAGTGGATGGGTATACTACTTAAATGGGGTGAAACCTGGATATGGTATTAGCGATTGCACTCCAAAGGCTGGAGATAAGATTGTATGGAAGTATGTTAAAGATGGTGTAAATAATTAA
- a CDS encoding ECF transporter S component: MKKIITILTILPLMLLIVFSKSLNTKPYYGALLTVSVLYIIFMSYFYFEKSSKGVKDIAIIATLSSFAAISRVPFVVIPNVQPVTFIVALSGLVFGSYNGFIIGATAAFVSNIFLGQGPWTPWQMLAWGVVGALSGILGYKGRKPSIQVFAIICFAYGFVFGFIMNLWCVLGFVKVINIKSVLLTYINAVPFDLAHAIGNFLFVLFFYEGFYKILLRFYHRVNYIEK; encoded by the coding sequence ATGAAAAAGATTATAACAATTTTAACCATATTACCTCTTATGCTCCTTATAGTCTTTTCAAAAAGCTTAAATACAAAGCCATACTATGGAGCACTTCTTACAGTGTCTGTTTTATATATAATTTTTATGAGTTATTTTTACTTTGAGAAGAGCAGCAAAGGGGTAAAGGATATAGCAATTATTGCTACCTTAAGTTCTTTTGCAGCTATAAGCAGAGTGCCCTTTGTTGTGATACCAAATGTTCAGCCAGTAACCTTTATTGTAGCTTTATCAGGTTTGGTATTTGGAAGTTACAATGGTTTTATAATAGGGGCTACGGCTGCCTTTGTATCTAATATATTTTTAGGGCAGGGGCCTTGGACTCCTTGGCAGATGTTAGCTTGGGGAGTGGTTGGAGCTTTAAGTGGAATTCTAGGTTATAAGGGCAGAAAGCCATCTATTCAGGTGTTTGCAATTATTTGCTTTGCCTATGGCTTTGTTTTTGGATTCATCATGAATTTATGGTGTGTTCTTGGCTTTGTTAAGGTTATAAACATTAAGTCTGTCTTATTAACCTACATTAATGCGGTGCCTTTTGACTTGGCACATGCCATAGGAAACTTTTTATTTGTATTATTCTTCTATGAAGGATTCTACAAGATTTTGCTAAGGTTTTACCATAGAGTAAATTATATAGAAAAATAA
- a CDS encoding ABC transporter ATP-binding protein, with protein MNYIEINKLSYSYGNETKKSLENIDLSINKGEILLVLGISGSGKSTLVKCLSGSIPNFYGGVIEGNVSYNGKPLKNMEHRERAKEISMVFQDPERQLVMDVVHREVAFSLENIGVEEGSIKRRVFEALQFLNLLPLAYKKVQELSGGEKQKVALASALCMNTNTIILDEPTSQLDPQSAEELVYLVKKINLEMGKTIIVVEQRVDKWFDIADEIAILDQGKLEFKGTKRDLYKQDIYEFLPQYLRIAKELKLSDINDFRQARKALGDYLPKELEINNKAEEKEGMLSKIKSFMERKERQESYLEIENISVMYENHVALGNVSLRFDKGKLYTILGENGAGKSTLLKSIMKLVAYKGNIKISGKSTEALNVSEIAKTVGYVSQNPNDYISKDTVYEEVKFTLDNFNITEYNRIDSVLESLNLLHLKDKNPRDLSGGEKQRLAIATVLVMQPEILLLDEPTRGLDYHNKEELGEILRSFVDLGKMVIMITHDVDFAAEYSDDLILLLNGEVIQKGPKASVLKEGIYYTSTVHKLVDYKEIYTIDELKGWLKR; from the coding sequence ATGAATTATATAGAAATAAATAAACTTAGTTATAGCTATGGAAACGAAACAAAGAAGTCTCTTGAGAACATAGATTTATCAATTAATAAGGGCGAAATTTTATTAGTATTAGGGATATCAGGTTCAGGAAAGTCTACTTTGGTGAAATGTCTGTCTGGTTCTATACCTAACTTTTATGGCGGGGTAATTGAAGGAAACGTAAGCTACAATGGAAAGCCTCTAAAAAATATGGAGCATAGAGAAAGAGCAAAGGAAATATCCATGGTTTTTCAAGATCCAGAGAGACAACTTGTAATGGATGTGGTGCATAGAGAAGTGGCATTTTCTCTTGAAAACATAGGAGTAGAAGAAGGAAGTATCAAGAGAAGAGTTTTTGAAGCACTGCAGTTTCTAAATTTACTACCTTTAGCTTACAAAAAAGTACAAGAACTATCTGGTGGGGAAAAGCAAAAGGTGGCTTTGGCTTCAGCTTTGTGCATGAATACAAATACCATAATTCTTGATGAGCCAACCTCACAATTAGATCCTCAAAGTGCAGAGGAGCTTGTATATTTAGTGAAAAAGATAAATCTAGAAATGGGTAAAACCATTATAGTAGTAGAGCAGAGAGTAGACAAGTGGTTTGATATAGCAGATGAAATAGCAATTTTAGACCAAGGAAAGCTTGAGTTTAAGGGAACAAAAAGGGATTTATATAAACAAGATATTTATGAATTTTTGCCTCAGTACTTAAGAATAGCAAAAGAGCTTAAGTTATCAGATATAAATGATTTTAGACAAGCAAGAAAGGCTCTAGGGGATTACCTGCCAAAGGAATTAGAGATAAATAACAAAGCAGAAGAAAAAGAAGGTATGCTCTCAAAAATTAAATCCTTCATGGAGAGAAAAGAAAGACAAGAAAGCTATTTAGAGATAGAAAATATATCTGTAATGTACGAAAATCATGTAGCCTTAGGAAATGTAAGCTTAAGATTTGATAAAGGTAAGCTTTATACAATTCTTGGAGAGAATGGTGCAGGGAAGAGTACCTTGCTTAAAAGCATAATGAAGCTAGTAGCTTATAAGGGAAATATAAAAATATCAGGTAAAAGTACTGAAGCTTTAAATGTAAGTGAAATTGCAAAAACAGTGGGATATGTTTCTCAAAATCCTAATGATTATATTTCAAAGGATACTGTTTATGAAGAGGTGAAATTTACTCTTGATAACTTTAATATAACTGAATATAACCGAATAGATTCAGTATTAGAAAGCTTGAACCTGCTTCACTTAAAGGATAAAAACCCTAGAGATTTAAGTGGAGGAGAAAAGCAAAGACTTGCCATAGCCACAGTGCTTGTGATGCAACCAGAGATTTTACTCCTTGATGAACCTACCAGAGGTTTAGATTATCATAACAAAGAAGAGCTTGGAGAGATATTAAGAAGCTTTGTTGATTTAGGGAAGATGGTAATTATGATTACTCATGATGTGGATTTTGCCGCTGAATATAGTGATGATTTGATTTTATTATTAAATGGTGAGGTAATTCAAAAAGGGCCTAAGGCTAGTGTGCTGAAGGAAGGAATTTACTATACTTCTACAGTTCATAAGCTGGTAGATTATAAAGAAATTTATACAATTGATGAGCTGAAAGGATGGTTAAAAAGATGA
- a CDS encoding energy-coupling factor transporter transmembrane component T: MKINNFHMLTVIIINLVLMIITFSTDNPLIIISLLVCSMIALIIYKDAKRLSLGIKIFFPLAIITTIINIIFVNAGSRVITTVLGKQITVETLIYAVFMSVKILVIVYLFYVLGNMLDSDKALSYFSKKSPKVTLIILLSLKLVPNMTKRINTLKEVYLTRGVNLEATSKKDRIKANIPVLSVLLEDSLEGAFDIGESAYVRGFLSGKRSEYEKSKLKFKDFLVSAYFLVLLLLHILFTLSNKIAFDVYDGSELLIFINIYSILQSILIISTVVFFIQDYVQRRRIAENELYRNK; this comes from the coding sequence TTGAAAATAAATAACTTTCATATGTTAACAGTGATAATTATTAATTTAGTGTTGATGATAATTACATTTTCTACAGACAATCCATTGATAATAATCTCACTTTTAGTATGTTCAATGATAGCTTTAATTATATATAAAGATGCAAAGAGGTTAAGTCTTGGAATTAAGATATTTTTTCCTCTAGCCATAATAACTACAATTATCAATATTATATTTGTAAATGCGGGTTCAAGGGTTATAACAACTGTTTTGGGAAAACAGATTACAGTGGAGACTTTAATATATGCGGTGTTTATGAGTGTTAAGATTCTGGTCATTGTATATTTGTTTTATGTGCTTGGAAACATGCTGGATAGTGACAAAGCCTTATCCTACTTTAGCAAGAAAAGTCCAAAGGTAACCTTGATAATCTTGCTATCCTTAAAGCTTGTTCCTAACATGACAAAAAGGATAAATACCTTAAAAGAGGTTTACTTGACAAGAGGTGTAAATCTAGAAGCTACCTCAAAAAAAGATAGGATAAAGGCAAATATACCGGTATTATCTGTACTTTTAGAGGATTCCTTAGAAGGTGCCTTTGATATTGGAGAAAGTGCTTATGTAAGAGGTTTTCTTAGTGGTAAGAGAAGTGAATATGAAAAAAGTAAGCTGAAATTTAAAGATTTTTTAGTAAGTGCATATTTTTTAGTTTTATTGTTGTTGCATATATTATTTACCTTAAGCAATAAGATTGCCTTTGATGTTTACGATGGCAGTGAATTGTTAATATTTATAAATATATATTCAATACTTCAAAGTATTTTAATTATTAGTACCGTAGTATTTTTTATTCAAGATTATGTTCAAAGGAGAAGGATAGCGGAAAATGAATTATATAGAAATAAATAA
- a CDS encoding heavy-metal-associated domain-containing protein, whose protein sequence is MERQRYNVDGLVNETIKTQIKNALDNIKGVNKVSVDIGRGSIEVMYNSPATTEQIMGCIESTGHHIE, encoded by the coding sequence ATGGAAAGACAACGTTATAATGTAGATGGATTAGTTAATGAGACTATCAAGACACAGATAAAAAATGCACTAGACAATATTAAAGGAGTAAATAAAGTATCCGTTGATATTGGTAGAGGAAGCATCGAAGTAATGTATAATTCCCCAGCCACTACTGAACAAATTATGGGGTGCATAGAAAGCACTGGACATCACATAGAATAA
- a CDS encoding beta-galactosidase codes for MKNFPELNSKINGFLHGGDYNPDQWLDYPEILKEDVRLMKLANCNCFSINIFGWSAIEPEEGKYTFEWLDKIMDDMAANNMQVILATPSGARPAWLSQKYPEVLRVNGDRTKNLHGQRHNHCYTAPIYREKTAKINRMLAERYKNHPALIMWHISNEYGGECHCELCQEAFREWLKVKYDNDLNKLNQQWWTGFWSHRFTDWSQIESPAPQGEMYVHAHNIDWKRFVTYQTIDFYKNEIKPIREITPDIPVTTNFMGMYGGLDYWKFAKEVDIVSWDNYPSWHNDYQNLWDLGANTSFVHDVYRSFKGGQPFLVMENTPSLVNWQEVNKPKRPGMHLLSAIQGVAHGSDSVLYFQWRKGRGASEKLHGAVVDHCGHENTRVFREVTEVGEVLNKIQEIRGTSIEPEVAVIYDWENRWAIDDLQGLKRDKKGYQEACEQFYKVFWENGISVDNINMDCDFSKYKLIVAPMLYMLKPTVAERITEFVKNGGTFITTYWSGIVNENDLCFLGGFPGPLREVAGIWSEEIDSLYDTQSNYIEFNKDNKLSLEGKFEVKDYCDVIHAETAEVLATYKTDYYKDMPAVTVNKFGDGKAYYIAARTGEDFNNEFLLKVIKELDIKSVIEGKLPLGVTAQMRRNDEHKYTFIMNFTEEEKLVTLGNQEYTDMISGEQVKCEISLGKYGIKILKQ; via the coding sequence ATGAAAAACTTTCCGGAACTTAATAGTAAGATAAATGGATTTTTGCATGGAGGCGATTATAATCCTGACCAATGGCTAGATTATCCTGAAATATTAAAAGAGGATGTTCGCTTAATGAAACTAGCCAATTGTAATTGTTTTTCAATAAATATTTTTGGATGGAGTGCCATAGAACCTGAAGAAGGAAAGTACACTTTTGAGTGGCTTGATAAGATTATGGATGATATGGCAGCTAATAATATGCAGGTGATTTTAGCTACACCAAGTGGTGCAAGACCAGCATGGTTATCACAAAAGTATCCAGAAGTTTTAAGAGTAAATGGTGATAGAACTAAAAATCTTCATGGACAAAGACATAATCACTGTTATACCGCACCAATATATAGAGAAAAGACAGCAAAAATAAATAGAATGCTTGCAGAAAGATATAAAAATCACCCAGCATTAATTATGTGGCATATTTCAAATGAATATGGTGGAGAATGTCATTGTGAACTTTGTCAAGAAGCTTTCAGAGAGTGGCTTAAGGTTAAATATGATAACGATTTAAATAAGTTAAATCAACAATGGTGGACTGGCTTCTGGAGTCATAGATTTACTGATTGGTCACAAATAGAAAGTCCAGCTCCACAAGGAGAAATGTATGTTCATGCACACAATATTGATTGGAAAAGGTTTGTTACATACCAAACCATAGATTTCTATAAGAATGAAATCAAACCAATTAGAGAAATTACCCCTGACATACCTGTAACAACAAATTTTATGGGCATGTATGGAGGACTTGATTATTGGAAGTTTGCAAAGGAAGTAGATATAGTATCTTGGGATAACTATCCATCATGGCATAATGATTATCAAAACCTATGGGATTTAGGCGCAAATACAAGTTTTGTTCATGATGTATATAGATCATTTAAAGGTGGACAACCTTTCTTAGTAATGGAGAATACTCCAAGCCTTGTTAATTGGCAAGAAGTAAATAAACCTAAGCGACCTGGAATGCATTTATTATCTGCAATTCAAGGAGTTGCTCATGGTTCAGACTCAGTACTATATTTCCAATGGAGAAAAGGAAGAGGAGCTTCTGAAAAGCTTCATGGAGCTGTAGTGGATCATTGTGGTCATGAGAATACTAGAGTGTTTAGAGAAGTAACTGAAGTTGGAGAAGTTTTAAACAAGATACAGGAAATTAGAGGCACTTCAATTGAACCAGAGGTTGCAGTAATTTACGATTGGGAAAATAGATGGGCAATTGATGATTTACAAGGATTAAAAAGAGATAAAAAAGGATACCAGGAAGCTTGTGAACAATTTTATAAGGTATTTTGGGAGAATGGAATTTCAGTAGATAATATTAACATGGACTGTGATTTCTCAAAATACAAGTTAATAGTTGCTCCAATGCTTTATATGCTTAAGCCAACAGTAGCTGAAAGAATAACTGAGTTTGTAAAGAATGGTGGAACCTTTATTACAACTTATTGGAGTGGAATTGTAAATGAAAATGATCTATGTTTCTTAGGTGGATTCCCAGGTCCACTTAGAGAAGTTGCAGGAATTTGGTCAGAAGAAATAGATTCATTATATGATACACAGTCAAATTATATAGAATTTAATAAAGATAATAAATTATCATTAGAGGGTAAATTTGAGGTTAAAGATTACTGTGATGTGATTCATGCAGAAACAGCGGAAGTTTTAGCCACATATAAAACTGATTATTATAAAGATATGCCTGCAGTAACAGTAAATAAATTTGGAGATGGCAAAGCATATTATATAGCAGCACGAACAGGAGAAGATTTTAATAATGAATTCTTATTAAAAGTTATTAAGGAATTAGATATAAAGTCTGTTATTGAAGGAAAATTACCTTTAGGTGTAACAGCTCAAATGCGTAGAAATGATGAGCATAAATATACCTTTATTATGAATTTTACTGAAGAAGAAAAGCTTGTAACCTTAGGAAATCAAGAATACACAGATATGATATCTGGTGAGCAGGTTAAATGTGAAATTTCTTTAGGAAAATACGGGATTAAAATTTTAAAACAATAA
- a CDS encoding ABC transporter ATP-binding protein produces MEQLEVKDLTKRYVAYGNVTNALNSVSLNVKEGEMVAIMGPSGSGKTTMLNILGCLDNPTLGEYKLQGKSVETMNAKELAKIRNQSIGFVFQQFALIAEYSIYENLELPLLYWNLHNKKHKYSKSEMRSKIFNILEALGIKEHYTKYPSQLSGGQQQRVAIARALLVEPDIIIADEPTGALDQKTGAEVMKLLVDVNKKGKTVIIVTHDEKIAAYCNRRIDIMDGKIQSDKVLVNS; encoded by the coding sequence ATGGAACAATTAGAAGTTAAGGATTTAACAAAAAGGTATGTAGCTTATGGAAATGTAACCAACGCTTTAAATAGTGTATCTTTAAATGTGAAGGAAGGGGAAATGGTAGCTATAATGGGCCCTTCAGGTTCAGGGAAGACTACCATGTTAAATATATTAGGCTGTTTGGATAACCCAACCTTAGGTGAGTATAAGTTGCAAGGAAAGTCTGTGGAAACAATGAATGCAAAGGAACTAGCTAAGATTAGGAATCAAAGTATAGGCTTTGTTTTTCAACAGTTTGCTTTGATTGCAGAGTATTCAATATATGAAAATCTAGAATTACCTTTACTATATTGGAATCTTCACAATAAAAAACATAAGTATTCAAAATCAGAAATGAGAAGTAAGATATTTAATATATTAGAGGCATTGGGGATAAAAGAGCATTATACAAAATATCCATCCCAACTTTCAGGAGGCCAGCAGCAAAGGGTGGCAATAGCAAGAGCATTGCTGGTAGAACCAGATATTATAATTGCGGACGAGCCTACAGGAGCATTGGATCAAAAGACTGGTGCTGAGGTTATGAAGTTACTTGTAGATGTAAACAAGAAAGGGAAGACAGTAATAATAGTAACTCATGATGAAAAGATAGCAGCCTACTGCAATAGGAGAATAGATATAATGGATGGTAAGATTCAAAGTGATAAGGTATTAGTAAATAGTTAA
- a CDS encoding ABC transporter permease has protein sequence MYMILKSMKKNKLRNLVIVVQLIFGIVILSNSLANYKYYISTREKAENASSSNVYEVSVENKADIFKVGEARDHQYISGEENQISTVYKIAKESKLVEKIGFEGLGCNSCQYTNEEENEGKFILKSKIKTIGIVEYSKELTEMYNFKMKSGMNFSQYYKSEKAEDVIPMLISPQLSKDNPIGSIVKLPGGGKKYKVIGVLDNSCPLLNELYNMGCLYKPNNGYFCVIGSLLTNKKTHLYIKLKDGVSKAEGKNDFDKKLGEKFETQFFGLDDMAETVTLPAPYAARYILFGIIILVLSSFGIINTVLSTILKRKKEFGTRIAVGATKAQIEKLVIGEFIIFFAFSAFIGLIIAKLISGQQAVWDFSVIGISIGIVFLILVISMIPAYFRMRKMNPVDLVHGR, from the coding sequence ATGTATATGATTTTAAAATCAATGAAGAAAAATAAATTAAGAAATTTAGTTATAGTTGTACAGTTGATTTTTGGCATAGTAATTTTAAGCAACAGTCTGGCTAACTATAAGTACTATATTTCAACTAGAGAGAAAGCTGAAAATGCCAGTAGCAGTAATGTTTATGAAGTATCTGTAGAAAATAAAGCAGATATTTTTAAAGTAGGAGAAGCTAGAGATCATCAATATATAAGTGGAGAAGAAAATCAAATATCTACCGTGTATAAAATTGCTAAGGAAAGTAAGCTGGTAGAGAAAATAGGCTTTGAAGGGCTTGGTTGTAATTCATGTCAGTATACTAATGAAGAAGAAAATGAAGGTAAGTTTATTTTGAAATCAAAAATAAAAACCATAGGTATTGTTGAGTATAGCAAGGAACTAACAGAAATGTATAACTTTAAAATGAAAAGTGGAATGAATTTTTCTCAATATTATAAGTCAGAGAAAGCAGAGGATGTTATTCCAATGCTAATTTCTCCACAGTTATCTAAGGATAATCCAATAGGAAGTATTGTAAAGTTACCAGGAGGAGGAAAGAAATATAAAGTAATAGGAGTGCTAGATAATAGCTGCCCATTATTAAATGAACTATACAATATGGGATGCTTGTACAAGCCTAATAATGGATATTTTTGTGTAATAGGCTCCTTATTAACTAACAAGAAAACTCATCTTTATATAAAATTAAAAGATGGCGTAAGTAAGGCAGAGGGAAAAAATGATTTTGATAAGAAGCTTGGAGAGAAGTTTGAAACTCAATTTTTTGGATTAGATGATATGGCTGAAACAGTAACTTTACCTGCACCATATGCGGCTAGATATATTCTTTTCGGAATTATTATATTGGTGCTTTCATCTTTTGGCATAATAAATACTGTATTGTCCACAATATTAAAAAGAAAAAAGGAGTTTGGAACAAGAATAGCTGTAGGAGCTACAAAGGCTCAAATAGAAAAGTTAGTTATAGGGGAGTTTATAATTTTCTTTGCATTTTCAGCGTTTATAGGATTAATAATTGCTAAATTAATATCTGGACAACAGGCAGTTTGGGATTTTTCTGTAATAGGCATAAGTATAGGAATTGTATTTTTAATTCTAGTAATATCAATGATACCAGCATATTTTAGAATGAGAAAAATGAATCCAGTGGATTTAGTACATGGGAGGTAA